The Lactuca sativa cultivar Salinas chromosome 2, Lsat_Salinas_v11, whole genome shotgun sequence genome includes the window tgtaGTAAAGGGAAataaaagtagaatgctataataaacaaatccaaTTAAAGTACGTTATAATTACTTGCATTTAACCTTATGTTAAACTAGGACTACAAATTTATCATTAGTTTAACATAACCATTGATTAAGGAAATTAAGTGGTATAAAAAGAACTCACTTTGTCTTCAGCAGGCAATGTTTCCTCAAATTTAACATCTTTGATTTCATCCTGAACAAATCTTTCATCATTACCACCATCCAATACTTCTTTCTCACTAGTTTTCTCATCAATGTTATAAACCATGCTAGAAACAGGTCTCAATGGAAAAGTCTCTACCACTACATCTTCTGACAAATGACGTATTTGACCTTGATGCACTTCAACTTCTTCTGTTTCATCTTTTTGTCCTTCCATAGCCTGTTCCATTAGTAATTCTGTATGCACTGGTTCTTCAACTCCACTATCCAAACTTCCATTATTATATCCTggatcttcaaattcttcatttttcatttttgtatGAATACTCCCATTAATCataatatcatcatcatcaagattccATCTTTGCAGTTCAGAGATCTTTCTTGAACTCAAAACTTTTTCCCGTCTTAGCTCATACTCTTTAAGTAGGGTTTGGTTGTCTTTTGGATCAAATGAAATGGAACCCAATTGATAGTTTTCCAAGAAGCTATCTAGATTCTCCATGTTCTCCTCACTTGGAGGCAATTTAGGTGGGGCCAGGACTCGATTCTCCTGAATTAGCTCACGAAAAACTTCACGCACTGTGTAGTAGGACCCACCAACTTCCTTGCGTGTGAGACGCAGTGATGGGAAACTTCCATTATTTGACCCCTGATATCTGTAAGTTATCATATTGAAAACAATCATGAAAAATAAGAACTACACATCTTAAACAACATTAAAGAAAGAAATAATTAATTACTTCTGAAACTTGGAAGCAGATTGTGAAAGCAATAGCTCGGATGATATTTACTTAAAGACAGGGAAAAAAGGAGAATAAAATGGAATGAAATTACCTCTTTATAAAAGCCTCCACCATTTCTTTTCTTTCCTCTTTTGAGCGTCTTCTTGATCTTTTCCCTCCTGCAGAGTCATTGGATTTTGCTAGGGCAAAGGTTTGCCCTAGCAAACCTCCTTTGATAACTTGCATTCGGGTGAGGGAAGAGTTCACCAACAATTACAGCTACTCAAAAAACTCTACACTAAACATGATTAACATAGAAAGGTGTTCAATATCATCTCATATCATTATATCTAAACAAAAAGGAGCATATTATTAAGTATGGCATGTAaccctcaaagtcaaataaagGAGCAAGAAGTTAGCCATGGTTTAGGGTGTAGATGTTAATTAAGTCTGAAACAACCCTAGCAAATTCAATTTCTTTTGATAGCACTACAATAGAGATATATCTCGACTCTTGCAAGTCCATTTGCAGAAATAGAACCCAAAAAATTGGCATGTATTTATTTGATTGGTAACCTATTGCTGATGTGATGCATATACAAATACTTGTAACAACCATCCTTACAGTTTTCAAAAGGTCAATAAGTTTGTATCAGGTTTCACAGTTAGGATTTCAAACAATCCAAAATATATCTCTTCACAACTAAAGGCGTCCAATTTCACTCAAACCAACTGAAAGTGTAGTTCAATCGTCGAAAATCAGACCGCTTTTAGCCTCGGTTTTATTTTCTCTTTTGAGCCAGGTTCTTAAGACAGGGCAGGAAATCGGCTTTGCTGAATGTCTCTTTTCCCGCCTATGTTGTATGCAAAATCACCAAGCGACATTCATTTTACATCATTAAGAATAAACAAGAACAGTCCAACCTAAGCAACTCCAAAAACAAGAAAGAATTTAAACGCTCTCATCCAAGAAACTTACTCCTAATTAGGGGACGTACGTATGAGATTCAATGATTCAATCAAAAAAGATAATCATCAGATCGATCTAAAATAGGAGAATGAAAATGCGAACGGACCTATATAGAAGTTGTATGTGAGGGGTTGGAAGTCGTAGATGAAAGGGTTTAAGCAATGTCAATGCCAATGCCAATGCCAAGGAGGAATTGTGAAAACCTACACACCAGTTCCGAACAGTGGACTGTCTGAAAAGTGTTTTGACTTTTGACTATAAATAGAAGGAAGGGACTGTTGGTTCACGTAGTGCTTTTAAACGATGAAATTGTTGAAGATATTGAAAATAAGTGTTGGttctattaataaaatatttttatcgaATGCGTTGTCAttctttataaaaaataaaaaatgaagtatAGTTCgcaaaaatcaaataaaattgaCATACACTTTCTAGATGTAACTTtagaaataaaatataaatactaacaattattaaaactaatatcgatagatttttatgatatttttttcgGTTAATATATatctctaataataataataataacaataataataatagcaacaaaaaatacaaataactataaatatttataataataataaaaacaatacTAAATTAGTCATAAAGCTTGAGCCTTAACATTGCTAAGGCTTGGATTAATGTTTCACAAAAGCTGGAAATTAGCAAAGATCCTAGTTATTTTGGGAGCGGATTCTTgaaagttcaaaaaaaaaatccgaCAATAGCTCGTTCAAAATGAATTTTTTCTCATACAACGACATGAGACACTATGAAAGATCACCTGAAATGGGCATCATCCTTCTAATGTGTGATCTTGTCCAATCATCGAAAAGGACCTAGACATTGGAATCAAACACGTACACAATCTTTTCTGATGTTTAATTTCCGGGCAACCTTAACGAAGATGATGAGAGCTTTCACTTTGAAAAATAGGCGCAAAATGTAGGCGTTCAAAATGTAATTTCTTAACTTAGCAATTTTAGAAGATAAGATGTCGAGGACAAAAAATTGTAAcgaaaagaagaaaaaaagttGTGCGCCACGAAGGAGGCAATAAAATGCATCATTGAGGAGAAGTTTTGCATGATGCAATAGGGTGTTCATAATTAGATATCCAATGTTTTTTTATAGAACCAATCCAATCCAATCATCTATTGGATATTGGATATTGCCAACCGATCCAATACAATTAACCTTGGTCAACCGATACAATTAAACATTGGACAATATTAGTTTTATCCATTGTACATTTACTTCGGTTAAGTTATCTGGTATATCCATTAAATCCTTCCAATAGATATCCAACTTTTATCAAATTTTACATCCAATTATAACCAACCAAAAGCATAATAGATATTTTTAAAAAGAACATCCgctttaaaatataaatttcaaatatTCAATGCAAACCAAAATACGATAACAATCAATAGTATTAAAAATTAGTTCCACGTTCCAACTAAAATACAACAACAATATGAAGTTAGATATACACTTAGACGATAATTAGATTATAAGTGGATAATAGTTACATAATAGTTGGATGATAGTTAGATATATATGTATTAATAATTGGATAATAGTTGGATGATAATTGGATATATCAAATTGAATGATAATTGGATATCCAATCGGATAACAATTGGATTGAATTGATTCGGGTTGGGATTGGATCTAGATGGTCAT containing:
- the LOC111921761 gene encoding uncharacterized protein LOC111921761, with the translated sequence MQVIKGGLLGQTFALAKSNDSAGGKRSRRRSKEERKEMVEAFIKRYQGSNNGSFPSLRLTRKEVGGSYYTVREVFRELIQENRVLAPPKLPPSEENMENLDSFLENYQLGSISFDPKDNQTLLKEYELRREKVLSSRKISELQRWNLDDDDIMINGSIHTKMKNEEFEDPGYNNGSLDSGVEEPVHTELLMEQAMEGQKDETEEVEVHQGQIRHLSEDVVVETFPLRPVSSMVYNIDEKTSEKEVLDGGNDERFVQDEIKDVKFEETLPAEDKASSIPNHGSLSNESREAAGIKKSERQETNPIVSFTKTFFAAFMKLWSE